Sequence from the Methanobrevibacter arboriphilus genome:
ATTTCTTAATACCTTACATTTTATACTTTTTCTTATTTTTAAAATACTACTTTTAAAGATTTTATAAGTCTTATATTTTTTGTTATAATTTTTTATTTTTTTATTATTTTTATAATTAATTTGTATATGATAAAATAAATATAGAATAAAAATAATATATATTCTCAAAGTATATTAAAATAAGCTTATGGATAAATTTATAATAATTTTATAGAAATTTATCATTGTAATATAATTCTTAAAAATAACTTATTAAATTACATTAAATTATATTAGATTATATAGGTTACATTAAATTACATTAAATTGCGTTAGATTGTGTTAAATTACATTAATTAAAGTATATTATTAAACTAGCTTATTAAAATATATAATCTATTAAAATATACTATTAACTATCGTGTATAATTGGATATTACTATTGGTGAGAATATGAGAAAGAGTGTTTTTCCGTTTACGGCTATTGTTGGTCAGGAGAAGATTAAGCAGGCTCTTGTTTTGAATGCTGTTAATCCTTCGATTGGTGGTGTTCTTATTAAAGGTGATCGTGGTACTGGTAAGACTACTGCTGTTAGGGCTTTGGCTGATCTTCTTCCTGAGATTGAGGTTGTTGATGGGGATATTTTTAATTCTGATGAAGAATCTTATAAAGAGTTTGAGCTTTATAAAGCTATTGATAAAAATAAGGATGATGATGTTCTTTTAGTTAAAAAATCTATGCGTGTTATTGAGCTTCCTTTGGGTGCTACTGAGGATCGTGTGGTTGGTTCTCTTGATATTGAAAAGGCTCTTCATGAGGGTATTAAAGCTTTAGAGCCTGGTCTTCTTGCTCAAGCTAATCGTAATATTCTTTATATTGATGAGATTAATCTTTTGGATGATAATCTTGTTGATGTTTTATTAGATGCTGCTGCATTTGGTGTAAACACCATTGAAAGAGAGGGAATTTCAATCTCACACCCATCAAAGTTCATTCTAATTGGAACAATGAACCCCGAAGAAGGAGAACTACGAGGACAACTATCAGATCGAATTGGTCTCGAAATTGAAGTTGAGGGTATTTCAAACATTGAAGATAGAATAAAAATCATGAAAAGAAGAGAATCATTTGAAAGAGATCCTTTATCTTTTAGAGCTAAATTTGATGAGGATCAAGAGGAACTTCAAAATAAGATAATAAAAGCTAAGGAAATATTAAATGATGTAGTTATTGATCATGTTTTATTAGAGGTAATAGCTAGAATCACTTTAGAACTTTCATCGGAAGGACATAGAAGTGATATAAGTATTTTAAAAACAGCTAAAACAATTGCATCTTTTAATGGTAATTTAACTGTTGATTTTGATGATTTAAAAGAAGCTATTTCTCTTGTCCTTGGGGAAGATCCTCTACTCAATCAAAGGATTCAGAAAATTAGGAATGATATTGAAAAAAGAGAAAAAGAAAGGGAAAATGATTTAGATAAAGATAGTCTTTCTTTCAGCAATGATAATCTTCAAGAAAAAATCAAAGAACAATTAGAAGATTCATTAAATGAGAAATTAAAGAAAGCAAATCAAAATCATGAAAATCAAGAATTAGATAAGGCTTTTAATGATTCTGATAATAAAGATTTGGATAATATTGAATTAGGAGAGGGTGAATCTAAAGAAAAGGATTTCATTAATACTTCTGATTTTGAAGATAAAGATGAGTCTGATTCAAAACTTAATCAGGGTGAAAAATTAGAAAATTTTAATGAATTTAATATTGATGGGAAGTTTGATATAAAAAAATATTAATGGTTGAGGGTGTGAAAAGAGAAAAACTTTATGGTAAACGGGTAAACTCACAAAGTAAAAAAGGAAAGTATGTTAAAAGTAAGATTTCTAATAATTCAGAGGATGTAGCTATTGATGCCACTATTCGTGCAGCTGTATTAAATTCTAATATAAAAAGTTCTAATATAAATAATAATTCCAAATTTAATAAAGATACTAATTTAAAAATTAATAATGATACAAATTTAAAAGTTAATATAAAAAAAGAGGATTTAAGAGAAAAAGTAAGAAAACATGGAGCTAAATTATCCATTGCATTAATTGTGGATATGAGTGGTTCTATGATTAGTGATGAAAAGCTTAATAGAATAAAAGCGATCTTACAAAAAATAATATTAAATGTTCATGTTAATAAGGATAAATTAGCTGTTATTGGATTTAAAGGTAAGGATTCAGAAGTTATTATTCCAAATACTAAAAGACCTAATTCTTTTTTAAATAAGCTTGATAGTATAACTGTTGGAGGAACTACTCCGATGGCTGCTGGACTTAAAAAAGGTTTAGAGGTTTTAAAAAAGGATCTCAATAAGGAAGAATATATTCCAATGCTTATGATATTATCTGATGGAGTAACTAATGTAAGTTTAGAAAGATCTAATATTAATTCTAATGTTAATAAAATATCTAAGTCTTTAAAATATAATAATTCTTCTGGAAAATCAAAGGAATATAAATCTAATAAAATGATTATAAGTAATCCTATTAAGGATGCTTTGACTGTTGGTGAAGAAATAGCTAAATATAATATTCATACAGTTATTGTTAATTTTGAAAAGGAAAAAAATAAGGGAAGAAGTATAAACAAAGAATTAGTTTTTATAACTGGTGGGAATTTTTATGATCTTGAAATTCTTGGTGATAAGTTATCCAAAGACATTTTTGAAGTAGAAGGTGTTGATACAAATTCAATGTCATTTGGTTCATTTAAAAGTGATTTATCTGATATGGTTTTAGAAAAAATAATAGACTATGAGAGAGATAAGATTTAATTTAGATATCATATTAAATAATGGATACTAGATTTTATAATTGGATATATTATTATTGGATATATTATCATTGGTGAGAATATGAGAAAGAGTGTTTTTCCGTTTACGGCTATTGTTGGTCAGGAGAAGATTAAGCAGGCTCTTGTTTTGAATGCTGTTAATCCTTCGATTGGTGGTGTTCTTATTAAAGGTGATCGTGGTACTGGTAAGACTACTGCTGTTAGGGCTTTGGCTGATCTTCTTCCTGAGATTGAGGTTGTTGATGGGGATATTTTTAATTCTGATGAAGAATCTTATAAAGAGTTTGAGCTTTATAAAGCTATTGATAAAAATAAGGATGATGATGTTCTTTTAGTTAAAAAGCCTATGCGTGTTATTGAGCTTCCTTTGGGTGCTACTGAGGATCGTGTGGTTGGTTCTCTTGATATTGAAAAGGCTCTTCATGAGGGTATTAAAGCTTTAGAGCCTGGTCTTCTTGCTCAAGCTAATCGTAATATTCTTTATATTGATGAGATTAATCTTTTGGATGATAATCTTGTTGATGTTTTATTAGATGCTGCTGCATTTGGTGTAAACACCATTGAGAGAGAGGGAATTTCAATCTCACACCCATCAAAGTTCATTCTAATTGGAACAATGAACCCCGAAGAAGGAGAACTACGAGGACAACTATCAGATCGAATAGGTTTAAAAATTTCTGTTTCTGGAATTAATAATATTGAAGATAGAATAGAAATTATGAAACAGATAGATGATTTTGAAAAAGATCCAAAAAGTTTCATAGCTAAATATGCAGATGCTGAAGATAACCTTCAAAAAAGAATAATCATGGCAAGAAAACTTCTTCCATCAGTTAGTATTAGTGATGAATATTTTGAAATAATAGCTAGATTAACAAGAAATCTTGGTGTTGAAGGTCATAGGAATGATATAACAATTCTTAAAACAGCTAAAGCAATAGCTGCATTTAACAATCATTGGAAAGTTACTATGGATGATCTTGAAGAAAGTATATTGCTTGTTTTAGGAGAAATTAATGAATGTGATAATAATCAAATTCAAAATCAGATTCAACAGGCTCAAAATGAAATGAATCAGGAAAAAAATAGTGAAGATTTAGATAATGATGAAAATTCTAGCCAAAATCAAGATTCCAGCAATGAAGAGGGTGATTCTAATGAAGATATTCAGGATGATACTTATAATAAATATGCTCAAGATAATGATTTAAAGGATGATAATGGCTTTGATAATAGCTTTGATAATTTTAATAATAATGTAGATAATGATCTTGATAATCTTGATAATGAGGACAATTTAGATGAAAATGATGAAGATGAATCTGATGAAGAGAATGATGAAAAAAATAATGATTTAGATAATCCTTCTAATGATGATTATAATAATGAAAATCAAATTCAAGGGGAAGTAAATGATTCAGATAGGATAGATGATGAATATCAGATGGATTATAATGAAAATAAGTCTGAAAAAGAAATAAATGAATTTGATTTAGAGTCTCTTGAAAAAGATATTCGTAAAATGCTTGTGATGGAAGGGCGTGAAAAAGAAAAGTTTTATGGATCAAGAGTTAATTCAAAAAGTGAAAAGGGGAAGTATGTAAAAAGTAAATATTCTCCTAATGTTTCAAATTCAGATATAGCTATTGATGCTACTATACGTGCAGCTCTAAAATCTAAAACATCTAAAAATACAGAATTAAATAAGAAAAATGCCTTAAAAGTAGATATAAAAAATGAAGATATTCGTGAAAAAGTTAGAAAACACAAAGCAAGAGCTAGTGTAGCTTTGGTAGTTGATATGAGTGGGTCAATGCTTGCTGAAAAGAAAATTAATAAGATTAGAGGGATTTTAGAAAGAATAATTAAGAATGTTAATAGAAATAGAGATAAATTAACAGTCATAGGTTTTAAAGGTAGGGATTCTGAAGTAATAATTCCAAGTACTAAACGTCCTAGTTCTTTTTTAGACAAGCTTGATAAGATCACAGTTGGAGGAACAACTCCAATGGCTTCAGGTCTTGAAAAAGCTATTGAAATACTTAAAAATGAGAATAAAAAAGGAGAATTTATTCCGATGTTAATATTGCTTTCAGATGGAATGCCTAATGTTGGTCTAACTGATAGTTATAATAAAAAGGTTAGAGGAAGTCCTATAAATGATGTTTTAGCTATGGGTGAAGAGTTAGCTGAAAATAAAATATATACTATTATCATTGATTTTGAAAAAAAACATAAACATGGAAGGAATATTAATATGGAGTTAGCATTTTTATCTAATGGTAGATATTATGATTTAGAAGAAATCTATAATCCTGACATTGCAATAGATAAGATTTTGACTTATGAAAGAAATATACTGTAAATTTATATCTTGTAAATTTATAATATATTCTATTGATAACATATTCGATTTGGAATATATTCATTGATATATTTTAATTGATTATATTATGTAAATTGATAATCTCATATTAATTAATCTTATGTCATATGATGTATCATTCTAATTTCATTATGTGTCATTCTAATTTCATTGTTTTTAATATTTCATTAAATAATATTTTATCTTGTTTTTTAAGTTCTCTATCGCAATAAAATATAAAAACATAAGAATGAGTTTTGTTTTTTTGGACTATGATTAGCTGATGCCAATAATCTGCTTTTGTACTAGTTAAAGAATAGGCTTTTTTACCATCAACTGTAATATTAGTTGGTTGTTTAAATCTTTCACTTTTTTGAAGTTCTAATTCTTCTTTTAGTGAGTTATCTGAAATATAAAATATTAATCCATCATCCCAACGACTTAAATACTCTTTTTGATATAAACTTAAAAACTTGTTTAATTGATCAAAACTCCAATAACTAGGATAAGAAAAAGATATTCCATTATTGTTATATGTTTTTACAGGCGTATTTGAATTAATTAAACCATTCTCATTAAAATTACTATTATTATCAATATTATTGCTATTATTATTGCTATTATTATTATTAATATTATTATTATTAGAATTAATTTTGTTTGTAGAATTATTATAGCTATTTGTAATATTATTATAATTTGTACTAAGATTAGCTATTGGTTCTTGGTTAACTTCTCCTTCAAGTATTGTTTTTATATTGTTAAGACTATTATCAACTATATTTTGATTAGAAACACCTACTAAAATTCCTAATATTATTAAAATTATAAATAAAATAAATAATTTGTCCATATAATCATATCCTAGATCATTTTCAATAATAGATTTAAATGTTATTATATTTTAATTATAATTATATTGTAGTTCTGTTTTTTCTTATTTCTATTTTTTCTTATTTCTATTTTTTGTTATTTCTGTTTTTTTGTTATTTCTGTTTTTATTTTAATAAATATTTTTTATAAGTATTACTATTTATAAAAAAACTGATAATTAAATATTTATAAACTTTTTTAAAATTTATTAATTTATGTTCAAAGAATAAATATATAAAATCAATCCCCTAAAAAATTTAAAAAGTTATTTATTTAATTTATTTGAAACTATAGAATTTCGATAGCTATTTTAACTAGTTATATTCTTCTGATTAGGTTTTATACTTATATTTAAATTTTCTATCATATAATATTTATATATTGTTATATGTCATATTGATTATATGACAAAAACTTATATGCTATGAATGTCATAATATAAATATGACTATTATATTTTCTTTGTCATAAATTATATATAACAAAAAATTTATTATATAATTATTATATATTCATTATATATAATTATATAATATCATATCTGATAGGGTATTCAATTAATACTTTTTATTATTACTAATAAACGGAGCAAATAATGAATGAAAAAAGAGCCAATAGTGAGAGAACCAATAATAAAATTAATAAAAGAATCAATAATAAAAAATTTAATAATGAGAGAATTAGAAATAAAGTAAATCTTAGAGATATAGCTAATATTTCATCTGGTTTAGTTTTAAACAGATTTGATTTATCTAAATCTATTAAATCTAATAAATTTAATGAATCTATTATTTCTAATAATTTTAATGAATCTTCTTTTGATGATCTCAATTCATCAGAATTTTCAGATAGGAACCAAAACTCATTCAAATATTATTATATTCCTCAAAAGTCTGTTTTTGATAATAATATCGATTCAAATACTTTTGAAACAATTGTTACTAATAAAAAAGTTGAGAATAAATATTTAGCTCATTATAAAGACATTATAATAAAGTTAACCCCTCCTTATAATGCAGCAGTAGTTGATTTTAAAAGAAATGATGTTATTGTTCCATCTAATTTTGCTATAATTAGGGTTAAAGATGAATTTATATCTGTATTTTTAGCATATGTTCTAAATGGTCCTAACGTAAAAAAACAATTGAGAAGACTAGTTGAAGGAACTAATATTCCAATTATTAAAATTAATAATTTAAAAGATATTAAAATAAAAAAAAGAAGTAGTTATAAACAGATTGAATATGCAAAGCTTTTTTATTTATTGGATATTAGAAAAGAGCTACTTTTAAGGAAAATTGAACTTGAAGATAAGCTTAAGGACAATATTTTATCTAAATTATAATAATTAAATGTGAAAATATTTAAAAATATGAATAATTAAGGGTGTTATTATTTGAATGATTATAGAAACAATTTAGAATCTGATTTATTGGCTATGATTGATGAATTTAAGGAATATATAGATTTATATGATTTGAAAAATTATATTTTAGGGCTTATTTTTTATAAATATATGTCTAGTAAGGTAGAGTTATATTTGAATAAACAATTCATTCAAAATAATTTAAAATTTGACAAAGCAAATGAAATTGAAGATATAAAAGATGATTTAAAAGAATTAACTCTTGAAAATTTAGGCTACTTTTTAGAACCAAGATTCTTGTTTTCAAATATTGTTAAAAAAGCTAATAAAAATGAGCTAATATTAGATGATTTAGAAAAAGCATTGAATGAAATATCAAACTCATCATTAGGTCGGGAAAGTGAAGAAGCTTTAATAGGAATATTTGAAGATGTTGATCTTAAATCATCAAAACTTGGAAATAAATTAGAAGATAAAAACGAATTAATAAGTAAAATATTAATACAACTATCTAAAATCGACTTTAAACTAGAAAATCAAGATAAAAATGTGATTGGTGATACTTATGAATATTTAATCTCACAATTTGCATTATCCTTAGATAAAACAGAAGAGTTTTACACACCACAACAAATATCAAAGATACTAGCTAAAATAATTACTTTAGAGAAAAACAAGTTTGAAGAAGAAAAATTTGAAGAAAAGAAATTTAAAGGGGATAAACTTAAAAATCAGAAGCTTAAAAGTGTATATGATCCAACATGTAATTCAGGATCACTTTTACTTCAAGTAGCTAAAGAAATAGAAGTAGAAAACTTTTATGGGCAAGAATTAAAATCAACAGCATATAATTTAGCTAGAATGAATATGATTTTACATAATATACAATATAGCGATTTTGATATTCAACAAGGAGACTCACTTGAAAAACCAATGCATAAAAGTATGAAATTTGAAGCTATTGTTGCAAAACCACCATTTCAGGCTAAATGGAGCTCAGATAAAAAATTTCTTAATGATCCACGGTTTTCAGATTATGGAAAACTAGCACCAAAATCAAAAACAGATTTTGCATTTATACAACACATGATATATCATTTAGATGAAAATGGAACAATGGGAATAATCTTGCCTCATGGAATTCTCTTTAGAGGTGCATCTGAAGGAAAAATTAGAAAATATTTAGTAAATGATAAAAACTATTTAGATACAGTAATTGGACTTCCAGCTAATATATTCTATAAAACAATCATTCCAACAGTTATCTTAGTATTTAAAAAACATAGGGAAAATAAAGATAATATACTATTTATTGATGCATCTAAAAATTTTAAAAAGGTTAAAAATCAAAATATGCTTAGAGATAGTGATATTGATAAAATTATAGAAGTTTATAGTAAAAGAGTTGAAATTGAGAAATTCTCACATATAGCTACAATAGATGAAATTAGAGAAAATGATTTTAATTTAAATATTCCAAGATATGTTGATACTTTTGAAGAAGAATTAATTGATTCAAATAAAATTATAAATGAACTAAAAGAAATTGATAATAAAATTGAAGCTATTGATGAGGAAATAAAGA
This genomic interval carries:
- a CDS encoding ATP-binding protein gives rise to the protein MRKSVFPFTAIVGQEKIKQALVLNAVNPSIGGVLIKGDRGTGKTTAVRALADLLPEIEVVDGDIFNSDEESYKEFELYKAIDKNKDDDVLLVKKSMRVIELPLGATEDRVVGSLDIEKALHEGIKALEPGLLAQANRNILYIDEINLLDDNLVDVLLDAAAFGVNTIEREGISISHPSKFILIGTMNPEEGELRGQLSDRIGLEIEVEGISNIEDRIKIMKRRESFERDPLSFRAKFDEDQEELQNKIIKAKEILNDVVIDHVLLEVIARITLELSSEGHRSDISILKTAKTIASFNGNLTVDFDDLKEAISLVLGEDPLLNQRIQKIRNDIEKREKERENDLDKDSLSFSNDNLQEKIKEQLEDSLNEKLKKANQNHENQELDKAFNDSDNKDLDNIELGEGESKEKDFINTSDFEDKDESDSKLNQGEKLENFNEFNIDGKFDIKKY
- a CDS encoding vWA domain-containing protein, whose amino-acid sequence is MKREKLYGKRVNSQSKKGKYVKSKISNNSEDVAIDATIRAAVLNSNIKSSNINNNSKFNKDTNLKINNDTNLKVNIKKEDLREKVRKHGAKLSIALIVDMSGSMISDEKLNRIKAILQKIILNVHVNKDKLAVIGFKGKDSEVIIPNTKRPNSFLNKLDSITVGGTTPMAAGLKKGLEVLKKDLNKEEYIPMLMILSDGVTNVSLERSNINSNVNKISKSLKYNNSSGKSKEYKSNKMIISNPIKDALTVGEEIAKYNIHTVIVNFEKEKNKGRSINKELVFITGGNFYDLEILGDKLSKDIFEVEGVDTNSMSFGSFKSDLSDMVLEKIIDYERDKI
- a CDS encoding VWA domain-containing protein — encoded protein: MRKSVFPFTAIVGQEKIKQALVLNAVNPSIGGVLIKGDRGTGKTTAVRALADLLPEIEVVDGDIFNSDEESYKEFELYKAIDKNKDDDVLLVKKPMRVIELPLGATEDRVVGSLDIEKALHEGIKALEPGLLAQANRNILYIDEINLLDDNLVDVLLDAAAFGVNTIEREGISISHPSKFILIGTMNPEEGELRGQLSDRIGLKISVSGINNIEDRIEIMKQIDDFEKDPKSFIAKYADAEDNLQKRIIMARKLLPSVSISDEYFEIIARLTRNLGVEGHRNDITILKTAKAIAAFNNHWKVTMDDLEESILLVLGEINECDNNQIQNQIQQAQNEMNQEKNSEDLDNDENSSQNQDSSNEEGDSNEDIQDDTYNKYAQDNDLKDDNGFDNSFDNFNNNVDNDLDNLDNEDNLDENDEDESDEENDEKNNDLDNPSNDDYNNENQIQGEVNDSDRIDDEYQMDYNENKSEKEINEFDLESLEKDIRKMLVMEGREKEKFYGSRVNSKSEKGKYVKSKYSPNVSNSDIAIDATIRAALKSKTSKNTELNKKNALKVDIKNEDIREKVRKHKARASVALVVDMSGSMLAEKKINKIRGILERIIKNVNRNRDKLTVIGFKGRDSEVIIPSTKRPSSFLDKLDKITVGGTTPMASGLEKAIEILKNENKKGEFIPMLILLSDGMPNVGLTDSYNKKVRGSPINDVLAMGEELAENKIYTIIIDFEKKHKHGRNINMELAFLSNGRYYDLEEIYNPDIAIDKILTYERNIL
- a CDS encoding type I restriction-modification system subunit M, encoding MNDYRNNLESDLLAMIDEFKEYIDLYDLKNYILGLIFYKYMSSKVELYLNKQFIQNNLKFDKANEIEDIKDDLKELTLENLGYFLEPRFLFSNIVKKANKNELILDDLEKALNEISNSSLGRESEEALIGIFEDVDLKSSKLGNKLEDKNELISKILIQLSKIDFKLENQDKNVIGDTYEYLISQFALSLDKTEEFYTPQQISKILAKIITLEKNKFEEEKFEEKKFKGDKLKNQKLKSVYDPTCNSGSLLLQVAKEIEVENFYGQELKSTAYNLARMNMILHNIQYSDFDIQQGDSLEKPMHKSMKFEAIVAKPPFQAKWSSDKKFLNDPRFSDYGKLAPKSKTDFAFIQHMIYHLDENGTMGIILPHGILFRGASEGKIRKYLVNDKNYLDTVIGLPANIFYKTIIPTVILVFKKHRENKDNILFIDASKNFKKVKNQNMLRDSDIDKIIEVYSKRVEIEKFSHIATIDEIRENDFNLNIPRYVDTFEEELIDSNKIINELKEIDNKIEAIDEEIKKYCDELGIETPIIK